One Halorientalis litorea DNA segment encodes these proteins:
- a CDS encoding NRDE family protein, whose amino-acid sequence MCTLVLAWQVFADTPVAVAANRDEMVGRPSEPPARIAENPAIVAPRDAEAGGTWVGYNEHALFAGITNRWTDTDLAGDRSRGLLVRDVLERERAEDAARYVEQAVRDDEYDGFNLVVADESAAVLLEWDGQFAVRNLEPGVHVVVNVGADGDYVIPAARPDVGEQQAGNANAVRTALQPEPGEQAGVWLERAADVIADHEYGVCIHRDRFGTRSSSLVTLGPEGGTYRFADGPPCETEYRRVESQV is encoded by the coding sequence GTGTGTACGCTCGTCCTCGCATGGCAAGTGTTCGCCGACACGCCCGTCGCCGTCGCGGCCAACCGCGACGAGATGGTGGGCCGCCCCTCGGAGCCACCGGCACGCATCGCGGAGAATCCCGCCATCGTCGCCCCGCGTGACGCCGAGGCCGGTGGGACGTGGGTCGGCTACAACGAACACGCACTGTTCGCCGGTATCACGAACCGCTGGACCGACACCGACCTCGCGGGCGACCGCTCGCGCGGCTTGCTCGTCCGTGACGTGCTCGAACGGGAGCGTGCGGAGGACGCTGCCCGCTACGTCGAACAGGCCGTCAGGGACGACGAGTACGACGGGTTCAATCTCGTCGTCGCCGACGAGAGTGCGGCCGTCCTACTCGAGTGGGACGGCCAGTTCGCTGTTCGGAACCTCGAACCCGGCGTCCACGTCGTCGTGAACGTCGGTGCCGACGGCGACTACGTGATACCCGCCGCACGACCGGACGTGGGCGAACAGCAGGCGGGCAACGCGAACGCCGTCAGAACCGCGCTCCAACCGGAACCGGGCGAGCAGGCGGGCGTCTGGCTGGAGCGAGCGGCCGACGTGATTGCCGACCACGAGTACGGCGTCTGCATCCACCGCGACCGGTTCGGGACGCGCTCGTCGTCGCTGGTGACGCTCGGACCCGAGGGCGGCACCTACCGCTTCGCCGACGGGCCGCCCTGCGAGACGGAGTACCGCCGTGTCGAAAGTCAGGTTTAA
- a CDS encoding 1,4-dihydroxy-2-naphthoate polyprenyltransferase: MATAEADVSRTRAWLMAARPQTLPAGAAPVIVGTGLALHAGVFALLPAVAALLGAVLLQVGTNFANDYYDAVKGTDSAEREGFTRVTAGGLIEPARVKRAMAATYGLAVVVGLYLVSVGGVPILVVGLSSILAGVAYTGGPYPYGYRGLGDLFVFVYFGLVAVTGTYYVQAAASLPAVGPLAVGIPPGTVTAAALTASLPAAGLSTAILVVNNIRDKEEDAAAGKRTLAVILGYRASRVEWTAMVGMAYVVPVVFALDPSFGLTVLLPLLTLPLAIAISRVVYVRTDGAALNPALERTGQLLAMHSVLFATGLALA, from the coding sequence ATGGCAACGGCCGAGGCAGACGTGTCACGAACACGCGCGTGGCTGATGGCGGCGCGTCCACAGACGCTCCCGGCGGGGGCCGCTCCCGTCATCGTCGGGACCGGACTCGCGCTCCACGCCGGCGTGTTCGCGCTCCTCCCGGCAGTCGCGGCACTCCTCGGCGCGGTCCTCCTGCAAGTAGGGACGAACTTCGCCAACGACTACTACGACGCGGTGAAGGGGACCGACTCCGCCGAACGCGAGGGGTTCACCCGCGTCACCGCCGGTGGTCTCATCGAACCCGCGCGGGTCAAGCGGGCGATGGCCGCCACCTACGGGTTGGCCGTCGTCGTCGGCCTCTATCTGGTCTCCGTCGGCGGCGTCCCCATCCTCGTCGTCGGCCTGTCGAGCATCCTCGCGGGCGTCGCGTACACCGGCGGTCCGTATCCGTACGGCTACCGCGGCCTCGGTGACCTGTTCGTGTTCGTCTACTTCGGCCTCGTGGCGGTGACGGGGACGTACTACGTTCAAGCCGCCGCGTCGCTCCCAGCCGTCGGCCCGCTCGCCGTCGGGATTCCGCCGGGGACGGTCACCGCGGCGGCACTGACCGCCAGCCTCCCGGCCGCCGGCCTCTCGACAGCCATCCTCGTCGTCAACAACATCCGCGACAAGGAAGAGGACGCGGCGGCGGGCAAGCGGACGCTGGCGGTCATCTTGGGCTACCGGGCGAGCAGAGTCGAGTGGACGGCGATGGTCGGGATGGCCTACGTCGTCCCCGTCGTGTTCGCGCTCGACCCGAGTTTCGGACTGACGGTGCTGTTGCCGCTCCTGACGCTTCCGCTGGCCATCGCAATCAGTCGGGTCGTGTACGTCCGGACCGACGGGGCGGCACTCAACCCGGCACTCGAACGGACTGGACAGTTACTGGCGATGCACTCGGTACTGTTCGCAACGGGGTTGGCACTCGCATGA
- a CDS encoding class I adenylate-forming enzyme family protein, which translates to MTPDAWSSRDPLARRVAATPERTAIVDTDDDTTRTYREFDAAVDERAAALSSLAGQAPTVALLLDTRPAFADIAFATLRLGGTLVPLNTRLTASELDDRVARTTPDLLVCGANTETLAREVGDGPVASVDTPETADVHSLDGGDGAAVEPAPVDRETEWLVLFTSGTTGRPKGVRLTVGNLVSSATASAYRLGVTPGDRWLCCLPMYHMGGFAPVVRSTLYGTTVFLQRSFDAERTADVLADYGATGVSLVPTMLRRLLDADWEPSPTLRFVLLGGAPATTDLLDRALDQNVPVHPTYGMTETASQIATARPEQVSSREGTIGQPLVNTDVTVVGEDGTPCEVGERGELVVAGPTVTPGYLDGDVTDAAFGEYGLHTGDAGYRDEDGRVWVLNRLDDRIVTGGENVDPGEVVGALRDHPGVRDAAVVGLTDPEWGERVAALVVPDPQDVPTADDIEAHCRTRLAGFKRPRTVAFADALPRTASGTVDREAVRDRLREDRP; encoded by the coding sequence ATGACTCCGGACGCGTGGTCGAGTCGTGACCCCCTCGCCCGGCGCGTCGCGGCGACGCCCGAGCGGACCGCCATCGTCGACACCGACGACGACACGACCAGAACATACCGCGAGTTCGACGCGGCGGTAGACGAGCGGGCGGCCGCGCTCTCCTCGCTCGCCGGGCAGGCTCCGACCGTCGCGCTGTTGCTCGACACGCGCCCGGCGTTCGCCGACATCGCGTTCGCCACGCTCCGCCTCGGCGGGACGCTCGTCCCCCTGAACACGCGGCTCACGGCGAGTGAACTCGACGACCGAGTCGCGCGGACCACCCCCGACCTGCTCGTCTGTGGCGCGAACACGGAGACGCTCGCTCGCGAAGTCGGCGACGGACCGGTCGCCAGCGTCGACACGCCGGAGACAGCGGACGTACACTCACTCGACGGCGGGGACGGGGCAGCCGTCGAACCGGCACCCGTGGACCGCGAGACGGAGTGGCTCGTCCTGTTCACCTCGGGGACGACAGGGCGACCGAAGGGCGTCCGGTTGACGGTCGGAAACCTCGTATCGAGCGCGACAGCCTCCGCGTACCGCCTCGGCGTCACACCCGGGGACCGCTGGCTGTGCTGTCTCCCGATGTACCACATGGGCGGGTTCGCCCCCGTCGTCCGCTCGACGCTCTACGGAACGACGGTCTTCCTCCAGCGGTCCTTCGATGCCGAGCGGACGGCCGACGTGTTGGCCGACTACGGTGCGACCGGCGTCTCGTTGGTGCCGACGATGCTCCGACGACTGCTCGACGCTGACTGGGAGCCGTCACCGACCCTCCGGTTCGTCCTCCTCGGTGGCGCGCCGGCCACGACCGACCTCCTCGACCGGGCACTCGACCAGAACGTCCCCGTCCACCCGACCTACGGCATGACCGAGACGGCCTCACAGATAGCGACCGCACGACCCGAGCAGGTTTCTTCCCGCGAAGGTACCATCGGACAGCCGCTCGTGAACACCGACGTGACGGTGGTGGGAGAGGACGGAACGCCCTGCGAAGTGGGCGAGCGCGGCGAGTTGGTCGTCGCCGGACCGACGGTGACGCCGGGCTACCTCGACGGCGACGTGACTGACGCGGCGTTCGGCGAGTACGGCCTGCACACGGGCGACGCGGGCTATCGGGACGAGGACGGCCGGGTCTGGGTCCTCAACCGACTTGACGACCGTATCGTGACCGGCGGGGAGAACGTCGACCCCGGTGAAGTGGTCGGGGCACTCCGCGACCACCCAGGGGTTCGGGACGCCGCCGTCGTCGGCCTCACGGACCCGGAGTGGGGCGAACGGGTCGCCGCCCTCGTCGTTCCCGACCCACAGGACGTGCCGACGGCGGACGACATCGAAGCCCACTGCCGGACGCGGTTGGCGGGATTCAAGCGGCCGCGAACCGTCGCGTTCGCCGACGCCCTCCCCCGGACCGCGTCGGGGACCGTCGACCGCGAGGCGGTCCGGGACCGGTTGCGCGAGGACAGGCCTTAA
- a CDS encoding HFX_2341 family transcriptional regulator encodes MQTHIVPVGFDYDRLIAPLVREQLDVDRVILLEGAVGSEANVEYSRNLAEKLETDFRNLLGAETERIVVDDVYDYDEAFEQAYDLIMTELDRGRDAEDATERNPRVADDDEVWVNISAMPRTVSFAFATAAHSIMVEREADRDRIHTYYTVPEKYLETELAEELRRQIALLSDLDDDVDDDRVTERLTAARDLLAEFDERGTTIGAKEIDGSHIVELPVASFSNVKPFEEIILFTLGEHGEFESVSELAQELALELGEEYTDSFRSKVIYNVDRLGPGGKGYIEQEEHGKSYRTRLSRIGELWVRAHADSDENGE; translated from the coding sequence ATGCAGACCCACATCGTCCCGGTCGGCTTCGACTACGACCGGCTCATCGCGCCGCTCGTCCGGGAGCAGTTGGACGTGGACCGCGTTATCCTGCTGGAGGGGGCAGTCGGGAGCGAGGCGAACGTCGAGTACTCCCGGAACCTCGCCGAGAAGTTGGAGACGGACTTCCGGAACCTGCTCGGGGCCGAAACCGAACGCATCGTGGTCGACGACGTGTACGACTACGACGAGGCGTTCGAGCAGGCCTACGACCTCATCATGACCGAACTCGACCGGGGACGGGACGCCGAGGACGCCACCGAGCGCAACCCGCGGGTGGCCGACGACGACGAGGTGTGGGTCAACATCTCCGCGATGCCACGGACTGTCTCCTTTGCCTTCGCCACCGCCGCCCACTCGATTATGGTCGAGCGGGAGGCCGACCGTGACCGCATCCACACCTACTACACGGTGCCGGAGAAGTACCTCGAAACGGAACTCGCGGAGGAACTCCGGCGGCAGATCGCCCTCCTCTCGGACTTGGACGACGACGTGGACGACGATCGCGTGACCGAGCGGCTCACCGCCGCACGGGACTTGCTCGCGGAGTTCGACGAGCGCGGGACGACCATCGGCGCGAAGGAAATCGACGGGAGCCACATCGTGGAACTCCCGGTCGCGTCGTTCTCGAACGTCAAGCCCTTCGAGGAGATAATCCTGTTCACGCTCGGCGAACACGGCGAGTTCGAGTCCGTCTCGGAGTTGGCACAGGAACTCGCGCTCGAACTCGGCGAGGAGTACACCGACTCGTTCCGCTCGAAGGTCATCTACAACGTCGACCGACTGGGGCCGGGCGGGAAGGGCTACATCGAACAGGAGGAACACGGGAAGTCGTACCGAACCCGCCTCTCGCGCATCGGTGAACTGTGGGTGCGTGCCCACGCCGACAGCGACGAGAACGGGGAATAA
- the pdxS gene encoding pyridoxal 5'-phosphate synthase lyase subunit PdxS, whose translation MSDATDLEDLQRGTELVKRGFAKMQKGGVIMDVVNREQARIAEDAGAVAVMALEAVPADIRKRGGVARMPDPVDVEGIIDEVSIPVMGKSRIGHTKEAQILESLGVDMIDESEVLTPADDRFHIDKRDFTSPFVCGARNLEEALRRVHEGAAMIRTKGEAGTGDVNQAVHHQRNIKGSIRELKGMTHEERERWARDHEAPITLVHETAEMGRLPVVNFAAGGIATPADAALMMHHGCDGIFVGSGIFGAEDPVAMGEAIVEAVNNWDDPDTLADIAKGIGSGMKGDANADLDEEEKLQGRGV comes from the coding sequence ATGTCAGACGCGACCGATTTGGAAGACCTCCAGCGCGGGACCGAGTTGGTCAAGCGCGGGTTCGCCAAGATGCAGAAAGGCGGGGTCATCATGGACGTGGTCAACCGCGAACAGGCCCGCATTGCCGAGGACGCGGGTGCTGTTGCGGTGATGGCACTCGAAGCAGTCCCCGCCGACATCCGCAAGCGGGGCGGCGTCGCCCGGATGCCCGACCCCGTCGACGTCGAGGGCATCATCGACGAGGTGTCCATCCCGGTGATGGGCAAATCCCGAATCGGTCACACGAAGGAGGCCCAGATTCTGGAGTCGCTCGGCGTGGACATGATAGACGAGTCCGAAGTGCTGACGCCCGCCGACGACCGCTTCCACATCGACAAGCGCGACTTCACGTCGCCGTTCGTCTGCGGCGCGCGCAACCTCGAGGAAGCCCTCCGTCGCGTCCACGAAGGGGCGGCGATGATTCGCACGAAAGGCGAGGCCGGGACGGGCGACGTGAACCAAGCCGTCCACCACCAGCGCAACATCAAGGGGTCGATACGCGAACTCAAGGGGATGACTCACGAGGAGCGCGAGCGGTGGGCGCGCGACCACGAGGCACCCATCACCCTCGTCCACGAGACGGCAGAGATGGGACGCCTTCCGGTCGTCAACTTCGCGGCCGGTGGCATCGCCACGCCCGCCGACGCCGCCTTGATGATGCACCACGGCTGTGACGGCATCTTCGTCGGGTCGGGTATCTTCGGTGCGGAGGACCCCGTGGCGATGGGCGAGGCCATCGTCGAAGCGGTCAACAACTGGGACGACCCCGACACGCTCGCGGACATCGCCAAGGGCATCGGCTCGGGGATGAAAGGCGACGCGAACGCCGACCTCGACGAGGAAGAGAAACTCCAGGGACGGGGCGTCTGA
- a CDS encoding sodium:solute symporter family protein has protein sequence MAETTLQLGIVAAYLLVALGVGLLAYRLSDRTAEDYFLASRTFGTLVLLFTTFATLLSAFTFFGGPNLAFSAGPEWILVMGLMDGVIFGILWYVVGYKQWLVGQDHGYVTLGEMLGDRFGSRLLRVFVAGVSLFWLVPYVMLQQQGAGTALVALTEGAVPYWVGAGGITLFMIVYVTISGMRGVAWTDTLQGLFMLGMVWLAAAWVLAAVGGPSAATSRLAETNPEFLALGGGLYSPAFVLSTAISIAFGVTMFPQVNQRFFVAQSKAVIKRTFTLWPVLVLLLFVPAFMLGAWAQGLGITADAGENVLPLLLNEYTPAWFAALVVAGAMAAMMSSSDSMLLSGSSYLTRDVYRQVATGVTDRREALVGQAGVVLLALVSFGLSLLRPGTLIQIGDTAFGGFAQLTLPVLVALYWQGTTRDGMLAGVVGSQLFYVPSVIDSIPFVPYYSTLAGVFPDAYVLPFAPGLGGFSPSLAGMALGLVLTVGVSFVTSPSATEDASLYDGLSAD, from the coding sequence ATGGCTGAGACGACGCTGCAACTCGGTATCGTCGCCGCGTACCTGCTCGTGGCCCTCGGCGTCGGCCTCCTCGCCTACCGACTGTCCGACCGGACCGCCGAGGACTACTTCCTCGCCAGCCGGACGTTCGGGACGCTCGTCCTCCTGTTCACGACGTTCGCGACGCTGTTGTCGGCGTTCACTTTCTTCGGCGGGCCGAACCTCGCGTTCAGTGCTGGCCCCGAGTGGATACTGGTGATGGGGCTGATGGACGGCGTCATCTTCGGCATCCTGTGGTACGTCGTCGGCTACAAACAGTGGCTGGTCGGACAGGATCACGGCTACGTCACGCTCGGGGAGATGTTGGGCGACCGGTTCGGGTCGCGTCTGTTGCGGGTGTTCGTCGCCGGAGTCAGCCTATTCTGGCTGGTGCCGTACGTGATGCTCCAGCAACAAGGTGCCGGGACGGCACTCGTCGCGCTGACTGAGGGGGCCGTTCCCTACTGGGTCGGCGCGGGCGGTATCACGCTGTTCATGATTGTGTACGTGACCATCTCCGGTATGCGTGGGGTGGCGTGGACCGACACGCTCCAAGGGCTATTCATGCTCGGGATGGTCTGGCTGGCCGCCGCGTGGGTCCTCGCCGCCGTCGGTGGCCCGAGTGCCGCCACGTCCCGATTGGCCGAGACGAACCCCGAGTTCCTCGCGCTGGGTGGCGGCCTCTACTCGCCCGCGTTCGTCCTCTCGACGGCTATCTCCATCGCGTTCGGGGTGACGATGTTCCCGCAGGTGAACCAGCGGTTCTTCGTCGCGCAGTCGAAGGCCGTCATCAAGCGGACGTTCACGCTCTGGCCCGTCCTCGTCCTCCTGCTGTTCGTCCCGGCGTTCATGCTCGGCGCGTGGGCGCAGGGACTCGGCATCACGGCCGACGCGGGCGAGAACGTCCTCCCACTGTTGCTGAACGAGTACACGCCCGCGTGGTTCGCCGCGCTGGTCGTCGCGGGCGCGATGGCCGCGATGATGTCCTCCAGCGACTCGATGCTGTTGTCCGGGTCGTCGTACCTGACGCGTGACGTGTACCGACAGGTCGCCACGGGCGTCACCGACCGCCGGGAAGCCCTCGTCGGGCAGGCCGGTGTGGTCCTCTTGGCGCTGGTTTCCTTCGGGCTGAGCCTCCTCCGGCCGGGGACGCTCATCCAAATCGGCGACACGGCCTTCGGCGGGTTCGCGCAACTCACACTGCCCGTCCTTGTCGCGCTCTACTGGCAGGGCACGACCCGTGACGGGATGCTCGCCGGCGTCGTCGGGAGTCAACTGTTCTACGTTCCGAGCGTCATCGACTCGATTCCGTTCGTCCCCTACTACAGCACCCTCGCGGGCGTGTTCCCCGACGCCTACGTCCTCCCGTTCGCCCCCGGCCTCGGCGGCTTCTCGCCGTCGCTCGCGGGGATGGCACTCGGGCTGGTGCTGACCGTCGGCGTGTCGTTCGTCACCTCCCCCTCTGCCACCGAGGACGCGAGCCTCTACGACGGGCTGTCGGCGGACTGA
- a CDS encoding helix-turn-helix transcriptional regulator — MAASDQDISEDERAGLELVRETGGIHQSEFWKELGVSSRKGSRIVESLAEKGLIQREETIYEGHNTYHLTPAPRDLDFSLLMAGDMLSPFIGDEEVDPHSDAFSQWVMNLAYEE; from the coding sequence ATGGCTGCGTCGGACCAAGACATCTCCGAGGACGAGCGTGCCGGACTGGAACTCGTGCGGGAGACGGGGGGCATCCACCAGAGCGAGTTCTGGAAGGAACTCGGCGTGTCTTCACGGAAAGGCAGTCGAATCGTCGAGTCGCTCGCCGAAAAGGGACTCATCCAGCGCGAGGAAACTATCTACGAAGGGCACAACACGTACCACCTGACGCCCGCGCCGCGCGACCTCGATTTCTCCCTGTTGATGGCCGGTGACATGCTCTCGCCGTTCATCGGCGACGAGGAGGTCGACCCCCACTCGGACGCCTTCTCCCAGTGGGTGATGAATCTCGCCTACGAAGAGTGA
- a CDS encoding DUF4399 domain-containing protein, with protein sequence MFDETTRRDVLGLAAGAVATGVAGCSTDSEAETTAESDGETTTSGDGEATTDESGTTADGTETGPYRNGVAEDASVSLAVPADGTTANSPYLQWDAEADGVTIEESGEVNEGAGHYHVLVDTDPVEPGETIPSDDQHVHYGTGQADGVLELEPGDHTLHLQVADGAHTAMALTDTVEVTVEDTANLDLSTTVDGSTVEWEVTATDYTIEPSSEGINSNAGHLHAVIDTDHVPVGEVIPSDANHIHYGDGSTSGSIDLAGQLGDEYESGEHTIHFQVGSGSHRATMVHAHTTVTTE encoded by the coding sequence ATGTTCGACGAAACCACGCGACGGGACGTCCTCGGGCTGGCCGCAGGTGCGGTCGCCACGGGCGTCGCAGGCTGTAGTACCGACAGTGAAGCCGAAACGACGGCCGAAAGTGACGGCGAAACCACGACGAGCGGTGACGGTGAGGCGACGACAGACGAGAGCGGGACGACAGCCGACGGGACCGAGACGGGACCGTACCGGAACGGCGTCGCCGAGGACGCGTCGGTATCTCTCGCCGTCCCGGCCGACGGGACGACAGCGAACAGCCCGTACCTCCAGTGGGACGCCGAGGCCGATGGCGTCACCATCGAGGAGTCCGGCGAGGTGAACGAGGGCGCGGGCCACTACCACGTCCTCGTCGACACGGACCCGGTCGAGCCCGGCGAGACCATCCCGAGCGATGACCAGCACGTCCACTACGGCACCGGCCAGGCCGACGGGGTCCTCGAACTCGAACCCGGCGACCACACGCTCCACCTACAGGTCGCAGACGGGGCGCACACCGCGATGGCACTGACCGACACCGTCGAGGTGACCGTCGAGGACACGGCCAATCTTGACCTCTCGACGACAGTCGACGGGAGTACCGTCGAGTGGGAGGTGACCGCAACGGACTACACCATCGAGCCGTCCAGCGAGGGGATCAACTCGAACGCCGGCCACCTCCACGCCGTCATCGACACCGACCACGTCCCCGTGGGCGAGGTCATCCCGAGCGACGCGAACCACATCCACTACGGCGACGGGTCGACGAGCGGGAGCATCGACCTCGCCGGACAGCTCGGTGACGAGTACGAATCCGGTGAACACACCATCCACTTCCAGGTCGGTTCCGGCTCACACCGGGCGACGATGGTCCACGCGCACACGACCGTCACGACCGAATAA
- a CDS encoding 1,4-dihydroxy-2-naphthoyl-CoA synthase: MVSEIFDGERWEEIGEFDFEDITYHRATDTGAVRIAFDRPEVRNAFRPPTVDELYVALDHAKRQTDVGCVLLTGNGPSPDDGGWAFCSGGDQRVRGPDGYEYDSDGKTGRLHILEVQRLIRTIPKVVVAVVPGWAVGGGHSLHVVSDMTIASEEHAKFLQTDPDVASFDAGFGSAYLARQIGQKKAREVFFLGKTYDAEEAADMGMVNDVVPHAELEDEALAWAEAIMSKSPTAIRMLKYAFNLVDDGLMGQQVFAGEATRLGYQTAEAQEGRDAFNEDREPDFEQFPWHY, translated from the coding sequence ATGGTCTCTGAGATTTTCGACGGCGAGCGATGGGAGGAAATCGGAGAGTTCGACTTCGAGGACATCACCTACCACCGCGCGACGGACACCGGCGCGGTCCGCATCGCGTTCGACCGCCCCGAGGTGCGCAACGCCTTCCGTCCGCCGACGGTGGACGAACTCTACGTCGCACTGGACCATGCCAAGCGACAGACCGACGTGGGCTGTGTCCTGCTGACCGGCAACGGCCCGTCGCCCGACGACGGCGGGTGGGCCTTCTGCTCGGGTGGCGACCAGCGGGTCCGAGGACCCGACGGGTACGAATACGACAGTGATGGCAAGACGGGACGCCTCCACATCCTCGAAGTCCAGCGGCTCATCCGCACGATTCCCAAAGTCGTCGTCGCCGTCGTCCCCGGGTGGGCCGTCGGCGGCGGCCACTCCCTCCACGTCGTCTCGGACATGACCATCGCAAGCGAGGAACACGCGAAGTTCCTCCAGACGGACCCCGACGTGGCCTCCTTCGACGCCGGATTCGGGTCGGCGTATCTCGCCCGCCAAATCGGCCAGAAGAAGGCCCGCGAGGTGTTCTTCCTCGGGAAAACCTACGACGCCGAAGAAGCCGCGGACATGGGGATGGTCAACGACGTAGTTCCCCACGCCGAACTGGAGGACGAGGCCCTGGCGTGGGCCGAAGCCATCATGAGTAAGTCCCCGACGGCCATCCGGATGTTGAAGTACGCGTTCAACCTCGTCGACGACGGCCTGATGGGTCAGCAGGTGTTCGCGGGCGAGGCGACACGACTGGGCTATCAGACCGCCGAGGCACAGGAGGGGCGGGACGCGTTCAACGAAGATCGGGAGCCGGACTTCGAGCAGTTCCCCTGGCACTACTAA
- a CDS encoding mandelate racemase/muconate lactonizing enzyme family protein has translation MSIEPFTLQLTRPLETARGPIHQRDGFLVRIEYAEETGVGEATPLPGWTESLSDCRDALERAPELAREEDWGVALGETNAPAARHALAVALADAKARARGVPLYRSLGSDELVHRVPVNATVGDADPAETAERAAEAVADGFGCVKVKVGARSVTADADRLQAVREAVGPDVTLRADANGAWDRAEAERALDSFASFGLQYVEQPLPASEVPAHAALRSAGTVPIALDESLSARSVTDVLATDAADYLVLKPMALGGPDRARQAARQARQAGVTPVVSTTIDGVVARTAAVHVAAAIPDVPACGLATAAWLESDMCRDPAPVAAGEIEVPQTDGLGVSPDEQ, from the coding sequence ATGTCGATCGAGCCGTTCACCCTACAGTTGACGCGGCCGCTCGAAACAGCACGGGGGCCGATTCACCAGCGCGACGGCTTCCTCGTGCGCATCGAGTACGCCGAGGAGACTGGCGTGGGCGAAGCGACGCCGCTGCCGGGGTGGACCGAATCGCTCTCGGACTGTCGGGACGCGCTCGAACGCGCACCCGAACTCGCCCGCGAGGAGGACTGGGGTGTCGCGCTCGGGGAGACGAACGCACCCGCCGCGCGGCACGCGCTCGCGGTGGCACTGGCCGACGCCAAGGCACGGGCGCGCGGCGTGCCGCTGTACCGGTCGCTCGGGAGCGACGAGTTGGTCCACCGTGTTCCGGTCAACGCCACCGTCGGCGACGCAGACCCGGCAGAGACGGCCGAGCGGGCGGCCGAGGCCGTCGCCGACGGGTTCGGCTGCGTGAAGGTGAAGGTGGGTGCCCGGAGCGTCACGGCGGACGCCGACCGGCTGCAGGCGGTCCGGGAGGCGGTCGGTCCGGACGTGACCCTGCGTGCGGACGCCAACGGCGCGTGGGACCGTGCGGAAGCCGAGCGCGCGCTCGACTCCTTCGCGTCGTTCGGCCTCCAGTACGTCGAGCAGCCACTACCCGCGTCGGAGGTGCCGGCACACGCGGCCCTCCGCTCTGCGGGGACCGTCCCCATCGCCCTCGACGAGTCGCTGTCGGCGCGGTCCGTCACCGACGTGCTCGCCACGGACGCCGCCGACTACCTCGTCCTCAAGCCGATGGCCCTGGGCGGGCCGGACCGGGCACGACAGGCGGCACGACAGGCCCGGCAGGCTGGTGTCACCCCCGTCGTCTCGACGACGATAGACGGCGTCGTCGCCCGGACTGCCGCCGTCCACGTCGCGGCGGCGATTCCGGACGTGCCGGCGTGTGGCTTGGCGACGGCGGCGTGGCTGGAAAGCGACATGTGTCGTGACCCCGCACCGGTCGCGGCCGGTGAGATAGAGGTCCCACAGACCGACGGTCTCGGCGTCTCCCCGGACGAGCAATGA
- a CDS encoding DUF1405 domain-containing protein, translated as MAVRDAGRRFEQFVARYFGGRLPDRESLPWYVSPLPAWLEDAALRLAWPIALVNLVGTAFGFWYYGFQPVPTSTPLVTGQFAITPPEMWVFVPDSPVATAFIGLSLVAWRLDWEADWLHVMAFFGCIKLGLWTPYVQLGINGLGQTPLWLYHFLVWSHLAMAVEAFLVHRYSDFPVWAVAVATVWYLGNDIVDYFVPVVGDPHHTLLTAEFTADGINHALPAHDAAAAGAVFLTVLAVFLALATRVKKVERT; from the coding sequence ATGGCAGTACGCGACGCCGGGCGACGGTTCGAGCAGTTCGTCGCCCGGTACTTCGGCGGCCGACTCCCCGACCGAGAGTCACTCCCGTGGTACGTCTCGCCCCTTCCCGCGTGGCTGGAAGACGCCGCCCTTCGGTTGGCGTGGCCCATCGCCCTCGTGAACCTCGTCGGGACGGCCTTCGGCTTCTGGTACTACGGGTTCCAGCCGGTTCCGACGTCGACGCCGCTGGTGACCGGCCAGTTCGCAATCACGCCGCCGGAGATGTGGGTGTTCGTCCCCGATAGCCCCGTCGCAACTGCGTTCATCGGCCTCTCGCTCGTCGCGTGGCGACTCGACTGGGAAGCCGATTGGCTCCACGTCATGGCGTTTTTCGGCTGTATCAAACTCGGCCTGTGGACGCCCTACGTCCAGTTGGGTATCAACGGTCTCGGACAGACGCCGCTGTGGCTCTATCACTTTCTGGTCTGGAGCCACCTCGCGATGGCCGTCGAAGCCTTCCTCGTCCACCGCTACAGCGACTTCCCGGTGTGGGCCGTCGCCGTCGCCACCGTCTGGTATCTCGGGAACGACATCGTGGACTACTTCGTCCCCGTCGTCGGTGACCCGCACCACACCCTGCTGACGGCGGAGTTTACCGCCGACGGCATCAACCACGCGCTTCCCGCCCACGACGCCGCGGCCGCTGGAGCCGTGTTCCTGACCGTGTTGGCCGTCTTCCTCGCGTTGGCGACACGAGTGAAGAAGGTCGAACGGACCTGA